In one window of Pseudomonadota bacterium DNA:
- a CDS encoding NapC/NirT family cytochrome c yields the protein MKKMMVLPFSVLLVMVAVVPAFAGVVCFKCHAEKAFTGAVVHSPVAEGECTICHNPHVARFKGLLHREVAAMCYTCHDPIVNEHDDSLIHRPVRLGDCLACHNPHAAKGKGLLKEEQQGAGCFNCHKDLTREYKVSHAPYAKGECSACHLPHQAEQIQLLKSEPEKLCRSCHKGELPRGHQGFPGKPAACLTCHNPHGSSRAGMMREVFHAPFAEGCGDCHEGGGKVGIDKCLECHEEVRNQVKNTHSHLTGKKGNSCINCHSPHAADNTKLFRNRQIQVCRTCHQDTFASYVDKLHSHPDTGTCGDCHEVHGSVNLAMLKGNGNQVCSRCHETQGQFTHPVGETVLDPRTGLAMTCVNCHYPHGTDFQFNLKLDGSKDLCIQCHRGY from the coding sequence ATGAAGAAAATGATGGTTTTGCCGTTCTCGGTGCTGTTGGTAATGGTTGCGGTTGTGCCCGCTTTTGCCGGGGTGGTCTGTTTCAAATGTCATGCGGAAAAGGCTTTTACCGGGGCGGTGGTTCACAGCCCGGTTGCCGAGGGGGAGTGCACAATCTGCCACAATCCCCATGTCGCAAGGTTCAAAGGGCTTCTGCATCGTGAAGTTGCCGCAATGTGCTATACCTGCCATGACCCCATCGTTAATGAACACGACGACAGCCTGATCCACAGGCCGGTGCGGCTGGGAGATTGTCTGGCCTGTCACAACCCTCATGCCGCAAAGGGAAAAGGGCTGCTTAAGGAGGAACAGCAAGGCGCCGGCTGTTTCAATTGCCACAAGGATCTGACCAGGGAGTATAAGGTCTCTCACGCTCCCTATGCCAAGGGAGAGTGTTCTGCCTGTCATCTGCCTCACCAGGCGGAGCAGATTCAGCTGTTGAAGAGTGAGCCGGAAAAGCTCTGCCGGTCATGTCACAAGGGGGAACTGCCCCGGGGGCACCAGGGGTTTCCCGGCAAACCGGCGGCGTGTCTGACTTGTCATAACCCGCATGGCAGCAGTCGGGCCGGGATGATGCGGGAAGTGTTCCATGCGCCGTTTGCCGAAGGATGCGGGGACTGTCATGAAGGAGGCGGCAAGGTCGGGATCGACAAATGCCTTGAGTGCCATGAAGAGGTGCGGAACCAGGTCAAAAACACGCATAGTCATTTGACCGGGAAAAAGGGAAACAGTTGTATCAACTGTCATTCACCCCATGCTGCTGATAACACAAAACTTTTCCGGAACCGCCAGATTCAGGTCTGCCGAACTTGTCATCAGGACACCTTCGCCAGCTATGTTGACAAGCTGCACAGTCATCCGGATACCGGCACCTGCGGCGACTGTCATGAAGTCCACGGCTCGGTCAATCTTGCCATGCTTAAAGGAAACGGCAATCAGGTCTGCAGCAGATGTCATGAAACCCAGGGACAATTCACTCATCCGGTCGGAGAGACGGTTCTTGATCCGAGGACGGGCCTGGCGATGACCTGTGTGAATTGCCACTATCCCCATGGCACCGATTTTCAGTTCAACCTGAAATTAGACGGGTCCAAGGACCTTTGCATCCAGTGTCACAGAGGGTACTGA